From one Cyanobacterium stanieri PCC 7202 genomic stretch:
- a CDS encoding transposase IS891/IS1136/IS1341 family (PFAM: Helix-turn-helix domain; Putative transposase DNA-binding domain; Probable transposase~COGs: COG0675 Transposase and inactivated derivatives~InterPro IPR001959:IPR010095~KEGG: mar:MAE_44590 transposase~PFAM: transposase IS891/IS1136/IS1341 family; transposase IS605 OrfB~SPTR: Transposase), which produces MITLTYQFRLKLNRQQTQEVEHILSVCKSVYNYALAERKAWYNSRKSLVDRCSLFAEYIIPANAPYPSYNNQAKNLTIAKKTNPDLKSVNAQVLQQTLKTLDKAFSDMKSKGYGFPRFKKQMKSFVFPAMLKNCLAEGRIKLPQLGWLRIKQSRDYPTGFEPKQARIVKKASGYYLMIAFQSKESCYDAPVGKTSLGIDAGIESFIATDRGELIKAPKFLLQVHSKLKLLQRCLKHKIKGSNNWLKLQNKIAKIHEKVANTRRDWHFKLANYLCDLTDNIFVEDINFVSWSRGIVRKQSLDSGIGQFINEILPYVCWKRSKFYLKVDKNGTSQECSNCGNHTGKKHLGERVHNCQYCGYTAPRDVVSAEVIRNRGLIAVGHIVSKNAYRDVLTGIGQGNLLNLVKCL; this is translated from the coding sequence GTGATTACCTTAACTTACCAGTTCAGGCTAAAACTAAATAGACAACAAACTCAAGAAGTTGAGCATATTTTGAGTGTCTGTAAGTCGGTTTACAATTACGCTTTAGCTGAAAGAAAGGCTTGGTATAACAGCCGTAAATCACTGGTTGATCGTTGTTCATTATTTGCTGAGTATATAATCCCAGCTAACGCACCATATCCTAGTTATAACAACCAAGCAAAAAACTTAACCATTGCCAAGAAAACTAACCCAGATTTAAAATCTGTTAATGCTCAAGTATTACAACAAACTCTGAAAACTTTAGATAAAGCATTCTCCGATATGAAGTCTAAGGGTTATGGCTTTCCTAGATTTAAAAAGCAAATGAAAAGTTTTGTTTTCCCCGCAATGCTAAAAAATTGTTTAGCTGAAGGTAGGATTAAGTTACCACAATTAGGCTGGTTAAGAATTAAACAGTCAAGAGATTATCCTACAGGTTTTGAACCAAAACAAGCTCGTATTGTGAAAAAAGCATCAGGTTATTATCTGATGATTGCTTTTCAATCTAAAGAATCTTGCTATGATGCACCTGTAGGAAAAACAAGTTTAGGGATTGATGCAGGGATAGAATCATTTATTGCTACAGATAGAGGAGAGTTAATCAAAGCCCCTAAGTTTTTGTTACAAGTACACAGTAAGCTGAAATTGCTACAAAGATGCTTGAAACATAAGATTAAAGGCTCTAATAATTGGTTAAAACTCCAAAACAAGATAGCAAAAATCCATGAAAAAGTAGCTAACACTCGCCGTGATTGGCATTTTAAGTTAGCTAATTACCTCTGCGATTTGACTGACAACATTTTTGTGGAGGATATAAATTTTGTTTCTTGGAGTCGAGGGATTGTGAGAAAGCAATCTTTAGACTCGGGTATAGGGCAGTTTATTAATGAAATTTTGCCATATGTGTGCTGGAAACGAAGTAAGTTTTATCTGAAAGTTGACAAGAATGGTACATCTCAAGAATGTAGTAACTGTGGTAATCATACGGGCAAAAAGCATTTAGGGGAAAGAGTGCATAATTGTCAGTATTGCGGTTATACCGCACCAAGAGATGTGGTTAGTGCAGAGGTAATTAGAAATAGAGGATTAATTGCGGTAGGGCATATCGTGAGTAAAAATGCTTACAGAGACGTACTGACGGGGATTGGTCAAGGCAACTTGCTTAATCTAGTTAAGTGTCTGTGA
- a CDS encoding SUA5/yciO/yrdC domain protein (PFAM: yrdC domain~TIGRFAM: Sua5/YciO/YrdC/YwlC family protein~COGs: COG0009 Putative translation factor (SUA5)~InterPro IPR006070~KEGG: syp:SYNPCC7002_A1732 YrdC domain-containing protein~PFAM: SUA5/yciO/yrdC domain~SPTR: YrdC domain protein), translating into MSQIQPKSINIIPKIIDYLHRGKIVALHTDMVYLLLANGLDSHGCNKIHELKRWNPRKPLTLLSNQQKLPEYASLEKDAQILVNQFPYPISIIIPHRNNLSDIVTAGHNTIFVSCPDDFIHQLVTKCPFPIVAGTASFGEDFRANNAKVAQQLFGDDVSLIVDGGDSKERIRTTLIDCHLPLPTIMNFGLIAYDELRLILPHIELPSHLRK; encoded by the coding sequence ATGAGCCAAATTCAGCCCAAATCCATCAATATCATTCCTAAAATTATTGACTACCTCCACAGGGGAAAGATAGTAGCTTTACATACCGATATGGTGTATCTACTTCTCGCCAACGGTTTAGATTCCCATGGCTGTAACAAAATCCATGAACTGAAAAGATGGAATCCCCGTAAACCCTTGACATTGTTATCCAATCAGCAGAAACTACCCGAATATGCCTCATTGGAAAAAGATGCTCAAATCCTAGTAAATCAATTTCCTTATCCCATCAGTATTATTATTCCCCATCGTAATAATCTTTCTGATATTGTTACCGCAGGGCATAATACTATTTTTGTGTCTTGTCCTGATGATTTTATTCATCAACTGGTGACCAAGTGCCCTTTCCCGATAGTGGCAGGTACCGCTAGTTTTGGGGAAGACTTTAGGGCAAATAATGCCAAAGTTGCCCAACAGTTATTTGGTGATGATGTATCGTTAATTGTTGATGGTGGTGACTCAAAAGAGCGTATTAGAACTACTTTAATTGATTGTCATTTACCTTTACCCACCATCATGAATTTTGGCTTAATTGCCTATGATGAATTACGCCTAATTTTGCCTCATATTGAACTACCATCTCATCTACGCAAATAA
- a CDS encoding hypothetical protein (KEGG: cyc:PCC7424_0507 hypothetical protein~SPTR: Putative uncharacterized protein), giving the protein MNAEQFSIIIHPILAVIGVFPLIGIVSYFAWETRQRRLAVKSGNKSAISPSVGKNHVQIGKILATAVIIVTLVGLFRPLMAKNIIENRLWETDTFQFIFILLMFLGAIATYILLYFAQTKLWRGIFATLSGMAIVILGCQDGIFRRTDEWYISHYYYGIAVSLLMIFSVAIINDIYRDKTNRWRNIHIIVNCIALLLFIGQGMTGARDLFEIALWTPPPAFLL; this is encoded by the coding sequence ATGAACGCCGAGCAATTTTCTATCATCATACATCCAATTTTAGCGGTGATTGGGGTGTTTCCTCTCATCGGTATCGTTTCTTATTTTGCCTGGGAAACCCGTCAAAGAAGATTGGCAGTCAAATCAGGGAATAAAAGTGCCATCTCTCCCTCTGTGGGTAAAAACCATGTGCAGATAGGTAAAATATTAGCTACTGCTGTGATAATTGTCACCCTTGTGGGTTTATTTCGTCCTCTGATGGCGAAAAATATTATCGAAAATCGTCTTTGGGAAACAGATACTTTCCAGTTTATTTTTATTTTACTGATGTTTCTAGGGGCGATCGCCACTTATATCCTGTTATACTTTGCCCAAACAAAATTATGGCGGGGTATCTTTGCCACCCTTAGCGGTATGGCTATTGTAATTTTAGGTTGTCAAGATGGGATATTTCGTCGTACCGATGAGTGGTATATCTCCCATTATTACTATGGCATAGCAGTTTCCCTCTTAATGATCTTCTCCGTCGCCATTATCAATGACATTTATCGAGATAAAACCAACCGATGGCGCAATATTCACATCATTGTTAACTGTATCGCCCTACTTCTATTCATCGGGCAAGGAATGACAGGAGCGAGGGATCTATTTGAAATTGCCCTTTGGACTCCACCTCCAGCTTTTTTACTCTAA
- a CDS encoding TIM-barrel protein, nifR3 family (PFAM: Dihydrouridine synthase (Dus)~TIGRFAM: putative TIM-barrel protein, nifR3 family~COGs: COG0042 tRNA-dihydrouridine synthase~InterPro IPR001269:IPR018517:IPR004652~KEGG: cyt:cce_2681 putative dihydrouridine synthase TIM-barrel protein nifR3~PFAM: dihydrouridine synthase DuS~SPTR: Putative dihydrouridine synthase TIM-barrel protein nifR3;~TIGRFAM: TIM-barrel protein, nifR3 family) has protein sequence MKISSTLAQKLATPLKIGSVTINSRVLQSPLSGVTDLVFRRLVRRYAPESMTYTEMVNATELSQMKQLPRLMDIAPDEQPISIQLFDCRPDFMAQAGIKAVKEGAQTVDINMGCPVNKITKRGGGSKLLREPEVAIALVQELKRAVDVPVTVKTRLGWNDQEINIMEFAQRMEEAGADMITIHGRTREQGYTGKARWEFIAEVKQRLTIPVIANGDIFSLEDALRCLEVTQADGVMCSRGTLGYPFLVGEIDYFLKTGQMPTYPTVNQRLECAKEHLQGLWEYKGYRGILQSRKHLAWYCKGFEGASELRDKCSRIESVEEGFDLLDNAKQLTIDN, from the coding sequence ATGAAAATATCCTCCACCCTTGCCCAAAAATTAGCGACCCCCCTAAAAATTGGCTCAGTGACCATTAATAGCCGTGTCTTACAGTCTCCTTTGTCTGGGGTAACTGATTTAGTATTTCGTCGTTTGGTACGACGTTATGCTCCTGAATCCATGACCTATACCGAAATGGTCAATGCCACGGAATTAAGTCAGATGAAGCAGTTACCCCGCTTGATGGACATTGCCCCCGATGAGCAACCTATTAGTATTCAATTATTTGATTGTCGTCCCGATTTTATGGCACAAGCGGGTATTAAGGCGGTGAAGGAAGGAGCGCAAACGGTGGATATAAATATGGGTTGCCCTGTGAACAAGATTACCAAGCGCGGGGGTGGTTCCAAGTTATTAAGAGAGCCTGAAGTGGCGATCGCCCTTGTACAAGAATTAAAAAGAGCGGTGGATGTACCTGTAACGGTTAAAACCCGCTTGGGCTGGAATGATCAGGAAATAAATATTATGGAATTTGCCCAACGGATGGAGGAAGCGGGGGCGGATATGATTACCATTCACGGACGCACCCGAGAGCAAGGTTATACGGGTAAGGCGCGCTGGGAATTTATTGCTGAGGTAAAACAACGGTTAACCATTCCTGTCATTGCCAATGGAGATATATTTTCCCTCGAAGATGCCTTGCGTTGTTTGGAAGTCACCCAAGCTGATGGGGTGATGTGTTCCCGTGGCACTTTGGGTTATCCCTTTTTGGTGGGGGAGATTGATTATTTTTTGAAAACGGGACAAATGCCCACCTATCCCACCGTCAACCAACGCCTAGAATGTGCCAAGGAGCATTTACAAGGTTTATGGGAATACAAGGGGTATCGGGGTATTTTGCAATCCCGTAAACATCTAGCTTGGTATTGTAAGGGTTTTGAAGGGGCATCGGAATTGAGGGATAAATGTTCCCGCATCGAATCTGTGGAGGAGGGTTTTGATTTGTTGGATAATGCGAAACAATTGACAATTGACAATTGA
- a CDS encoding Rhodanese domain protein (PFAM: Rhodanese-like domain~COGs: COG0607 Rhodanese-related sulfurtransferase~InterPro IPR001763~KEGG: mar:MAE_08130 hypothetical protein~PFAM: Rhodanese domain protein~SMART: Rhodanese domain protein~SPTR: Similar to tr|Q8YPZ7|Q8YPZ7) has translation MEKILSSLTVQDLALILADDPSSVQLLDVRELGEVAIASLPHFIILPLSEYEQWSPKIMTELDPQKETIVMCHHGIRSAQMCQWLHHQGFENVKNVSGGIDAYAVYVDDTLARY, from the coding sequence ATGGAAAAAATTTTATCAAGTTTAACGGTGCAGGATTTGGCGTTAATTTTGGCGGATGATCCTAGTTCGGTGCAGTTGTTGGATGTGCGGGAGTTGGGGGAAGTTGCGATCGCCTCTTTGCCCCATTTTATCATTTTACCGTTGAGTGAATATGAGCAATGGTCACCGAAAATCATGACGGAATTAGATCCCCAAAAGGAAACCATTGTAATGTGTCACCACGGCATCAGATCGGCTCAAATGTGCCAGTGGCTTCATCATCAAGGTTTTGAAAATGTGAAAAATGTATCGGGAGGTATCGATGCCTATGCGGTGTATGTGGATGATACCTTGGCACGATATTAG
- a CDS encoding protein of unknown function DUF1817 (PFAM: Domain of unknown function (DUF1817)~COGs: COG5474 conserved hypothetical protein~InterPro IPR014946~KEGG: cyc:PCC7424_2381 hypothetical protein~PFAM: Domain of unknown function DUF1817~SPTR: Putative uncharacterized protein), with translation MTIITVNHQQIETIDLSPVTMMVEKLETGEGILSAEQQIKFKIDYTLSENDPRELSEIPEIRLWFIALNARYPWFPILLNWREGELARYTAMVVPHEFKRTEGIQYNLEALDIFIMGKVFTLHQWLKTQGVTGNSRLKAMAQIFGYDLDDSFFALLG, from the coding sequence ATGACCATTATCACTGTCAATCATCAACAAATTGAAACAATCGATTTATCCCCCGTTACTATGATGGTAGAGAAATTAGAAACAGGGGAAGGTATATTATCCGCCGAGCAACAAATTAAATTTAAAATTGATTATACCCTCTCAGAGAACGATCCTCGGGAATTGTCGGAAATTCCTGAAATTCGCCTTTGGTTTATCGCCCTTAATGCCCGTTATCCTTGGTTTCCCATCCTTCTCAATTGGCGTGAGGGAGAATTGGCTCGTTATACAGCGATGGTGGTACCCCACGAATTTAAACGTACAGAGGGAATACAGTATAATCTAGAAGCTCTCGATATTTTTATTATGGGTAAGGTTTTTACTCTACATCAGTGGTTAAAAACTCAAGGGGTGACGGGTAATTCTCGCCTCAAAGCCATGGCTCAAATTTTTGGTTATGATTTAGATGACAGTTTCTTTGCACTCCTCGGTTAA
- a CDS encoding PBS lyase HEAT domain protein repeat-containing protein (PFAM: PBS lyase HEAT-like repeat~COGs: COG1413 FOG: HEAT repeat~InterPro IPR004155~KEGG: cyc:PCC7424_0572 PBS lyase heat domain protein repeat-containing protein~PFAM: PBS lyase HEAT domain protein repeat-containing protein~SMART: PBS lyase HEAT domain protein repeat-containing protein~SPTR: PBS lyase HEAT domain protein repeat-containing protein) — translation MSTTNLQDISNRLESTNSKDRLLALASLREVDAEYAVPLIKKVLDDEVLPVRSMAVFALGVKKTEECYPILVKLLETDPDYGIRADAAGALGYLNDIRAFDALVRAFYEDTEWLVRFSAAVSLGNLGDIRAKQVLLAALNSGETVLQQAAISALGEIQAEDCVEDILNFAQSEDWLIRQRLAESLGNFNTEKSISALKYLAKDAHEQVVEAANYSLQKLGQSS, via the coding sequence ATGAGTACAACTAACTTACAGGATATATCAAACCGCCTAGAAAGCACTAATTCCAAGGATCGTTTATTAGCGTTAGCTTCTTTAAGGGAGGTTGATGCGGAGTATGCGGTGCCTTTAATTAAGAAGGTGCTTGATGATGAGGTGTTACCCGTGCGCTCGATGGCTGTATTTGCTTTGGGTGTGAAAAAAACGGAGGAATGCTATCCTATTTTGGTTAAATTGTTGGAAACTGATCCTGATTATGGTATCAGGGCAGATGCGGCAGGGGCTTTAGGTTATCTCAACGACATCAGGGCTTTTGATGCTTTGGTGAGGGCTTTTTATGAGGATACGGAATGGTTAGTTAGGTTTAGTGCAGCGGTGTCTTTGGGCAATTTGGGAGATATTCGTGCTAAACAGGTTTTATTAGCGGCTTTGAACAGTGGGGAGACGGTATTACAACAGGCTGCTATTTCTGCTTTGGGAGAAATTCAGGCGGAGGATTGTGTTGAGGATATTTTAAATTTTGCTCAGTCTGAGGATTGGTTAATTCGTCAAAGATTGGCGGAATCTTTGGGCAATTTTAATACCGAGAAAAGTATTTCTGCATTAAAATATTTGGCAAAAGATGCCCATGAACAGGTAGTCGAAGCGGCTAATTATTCTCTACAAAAGTTAGGACAAAGTAGTTAG
- a CDS encoding hypothetical protein (KEGG: cyt:cce_0203 hypothetical protein~SPTR: Putative uncharacterized protein): protein MSRRKKKFTCGHIGYGRECHRCAHQESMWEEKRRAKKAWRQSFNHDPIDLTSLPKNVVLKARDIIKKLQNQTSYTYFRGKRLRHNRFIISIPVTRHYRLICRDCGSFVAPEAVVSHEDYNVCKPGI, encoded by the coding sequence ATGTCCAGAAGAAAGAAAAAATTTACTTGTGGTCATATAGGTTATGGTAGAGAGTGCCATAGGTGTGCTCATCAGGAATCAATGTGGGAAGAAAAGAGAAGAGCGAAAAAAGCTTGGCGACAAAGTTTTAACCATGATCCCATCGATCTAACCTCGTTACCAAAAAATGTGGTCTTAAAAGCTAGAGACATCATCAAAAAATTACAAAATCAAACCAGTTACACCTATTTCAGAGGAAAAAGACTAAGACATAATCGCTTCATAATTAGCATTCCCGTAACTAGGCATTATCGTTTAATTTGTCGAGATTGTGGCAGTTTTGTTGCCCCAGAAGCCGTGGTATCCCATGAGGATTACAATGTCTGTAAACCGGGAATTTAG
- a CDS encoding L-threonine synthase (PFAM: Pyridoxal-phosphate dependent enzyme~TIGRFAM: threonine synthase~COGs: COG0498 Threonine synthase~InterPro IPR001926:IPR000634:IPR004450~KEGG: cyc:PCC7424_2502 threonine synthase~PFAM: Pyridoxal-5'-phosphate-dependent protein beta subunit~SPTR: Threonine synthase;~TIGRFAM: threonine synthase) yields MVATKIPPNTLNTIPRSGWRGLIEEYRAYLPVTDTTPVVTLREGNTPLIPVPYISNLIGRNVKVFVKYDGLNPTGSFKDRGMTMAITKAKEAGAKAVICASTGNTSAAAAAYATRAGLRAFVIVPDGYVALGKLAQALIYGAEVLAIDGNFDDALTIVREIADNYPVTLVNSLNPYRLEGQKTAAFEVVDTLGYAPDWVCIPVGNAGNITAYWMGFCQYQGEGRCDSLPRMMGFQAAGSAPLIHGHQIMKPDTIATAIRIGNPANWDKALSVREASNGEFNAVTDAEILEAYKILGREEGIFCEPASAASVAGVLKLKDQVPDNGTVVCVLTGNGLKDPDSAMSNSEGGIKGGIKADLQEVAKVMGFEP; encoded by the coding sequence GTGGTAGCGACGAAAATTCCCCCAAATACACTTAACACTATACCTAGAAGCGGATGGAGAGGTTTGATCGAAGAATATCGAGCCTATTTGCCCGTAACAGACACCACCCCAGTTGTGACCCTTCGAGAAGGAAACACTCCCCTAATACCAGTTCCCTACATCTCCAACTTGATCGGGCGCAACGTAAAAGTATTCGTAAAGTATGATGGTTTAAACCCTACAGGTTCATTTAAAGATAGGGGAATGACCATGGCTATTACCAAAGCCAAAGAGGCAGGGGCAAAAGCGGTTATCTGTGCCAGTACAGGAAACACCTCAGCGGCGGCGGCAGCCTATGCCACTAGGGCTGGTTTAAGGGCTTTTGTCATCGTACCTGATGGTTATGTGGCTTTGGGCAAATTGGCTCAGGCTCTCATATACGGTGCGGAAGTTCTTGCCATTGATGGTAATTTTGATGATGCTTTAACCATCGTAAGGGAAATTGCTGATAATTATCCCGTTACTTTGGTAAACTCCCTCAATCCTTATCGTTTGGAAGGACAAAAAACAGCGGCTTTTGAGGTGGTGGATACCCTCGGTTATGCCCCTGATTGGGTATGTATTCCTGTGGGTAATGCTGGGAATATTACTGCCTACTGGATGGGTTTTTGTCAGTATCAAGGGGAGGGTAGATGTGATAGTCTTCCCCGTATGATGGGTTTTCAGGCGGCAGGTTCTGCACCTTTGATCCATGGACATCAGATCATGAAACCTGATACTATTGCTACGGCGATTCGTATTGGTAACCCGGCAAACTGGGATAAGGCTTTGTCGGTGCGTGAGGCTTCTAATGGGGAGTTTAATGCGGTCACTGATGCGGAAATTTTGGAAGCCTACAAGATTTTGGGCAGAGAAGAAGGCATTTTCTGTGAACCTGCCAGTGCGGCTTCTGTGGCAGGGGTATTGAAGTTAAAGGATCAAGTCCCTGATAATGGTACAGTGGTATGTGTATTGACTGGTAATGGTTTGAAGGATCCTGATAGTGCCATGAGTAATAGTGAGGGTGGCATCAAAGGAGGCATCAAGGCTGATTTACAGGAAGTTGCTAAGGTGATGGGTTTTGAACCTTGA
- a CDS encoding FAD dependent oxidoreductase (COGs: COG0644 Dehydrogenase (flavoprotein)~KEGG: mar:MAE_54440 FAD dependent oxidoreductase~SPTR: FAD dependent oxidoreductase) — protein MNLNILGNNQKNLNIADQFWHNFRGENQAINQVINEQNLSINETDFDVVICGGTLGIFLATTLQQKGYRVAVVEKGILKGREQEWNISRDELACLLELDLISEQELEEIIFTEYNPARVSFYQGYELWVKDVLNIGVSPKLLLAKVKDKFLKWGGILLEKKSFISANISDDGVQIELDGQVITSRLLIDAMGHFSPIAKQARKGQKPEGVCLVVGSCGQGFSNNDTGDLIATITPIQNQCQYFWEAFPAKDGRTTYLFTYVDAHPDRISLTDLTQEYLRLLPEYQNIDLGAIAFKRFLFGFFPSYSNSPLKMPWQRILAVGDSSGSQSPVSFGGFGSMMRHLPRLSSAIDEALATDSLSQKDLHLIQPYQPNISVTWLFQKTMSVGINQNYSPNQINDLMSGVFQVMDKMGDNVLKPFLQDVVKFSGLAKTLPLVNPLLVLPLLPQIGLSVLADWFKHFTNLGLFTGLYPLAKSIHSLESKMSEEQKYYYHRYLEMWKYGAGKD, from the coding sequence ATGAATTTAAATATCCTTGGAAATAATCAAAAAAATCTCAATATTGCTGATCAATTTTGGCATAATTTTCGTGGTGAAAATCAAGCCATAAATCAGGTCATTAATGAGCAAAATCTATCTATTAATGAAACGGATTTTGATGTGGTTATCTGTGGAGGAACTTTAGGCATATTTTTAGCCACTACCCTTCAACAAAAAGGTTATAGGGTGGCGGTGGTTGAAAAAGGAATCTTGAAAGGAAGGGAACAAGAATGGAATATTTCTCGGGATGAGTTGGCTTGTTTATTAGAGTTAGATTTAATTAGTGAGCAGGAGTTGGAAGAAATAATATTCACTGAATATAATCCTGCTAGGGTTAGTTTTTATCAAGGGTATGAGTTATGGGTAAAAGATGTTTTAAATATTGGTGTGAGTCCTAAATTATTATTAGCAAAAGTTAAGGATAAATTTTTAAAATGGGGGGGTATTTTATTAGAAAAAAAATCTTTTATTTCTGCAAATATTTCTGATGATGGTGTCCAAATAGAATTGGATGGTCAAGTCATCACTAGCAGATTATTAATTGATGCCATGGGGCATTTTTCCCCCATTGCCAAACAGGCGAGAAAAGGACAAAAACCCGAGGGGGTTTGTTTGGTGGTGGGTAGTTGTGGACAAGGATTTAGCAACAATGACACGGGGGATTTAATTGCTACCATTACCCCGATTCAAAATCAATGTCAATACTTTTGGGAGGCTTTTCCTGCTAAGGATGGACGCACTACTTATTTATTTACCTATGTGGATGCCCACCCCGATAGAATTAGTTTGACAGATTTAACTCAAGAGTATCTCAGACTATTACCAGAATATCAAAATATAGATTTGGGGGCGATCGCCTTTAAACGTTTTTTATTCGGATTTTTCCCTTCCTATAGTAATAGCCCCCTGAAAATGCCATGGCAAAGAATTTTGGCAGTGGGAGACAGTAGCGGTAGTCAATCCCCTGTAAGTTTTGGAGGTTTTGGGAGCATGATGCGTCATCTTCCCCGCCTGAGTAGTGCCATTGACGAAGCCTTAGCAACGGATAGCCTAAGCCAAAAAGACTTACATCTAATTCAACCCTATCAACCCAATATATCCGTTACTTGGTTATTTCAAAAAACCATGAGCGTTGGCATCAATCAAAACTACTCTCCTAATCAAATCAATGACCTAATGAGTGGAGTATTTCAAGTAATGGACAAAATGGGAGACAATGTCCTCAAACCCTTTTTACAAGACGTAGTCAAGTTTTCAGGACTAGCCAAAACTCTACCCCTGGTCAATCCGCTTCTGGTTTTACCCCTGTTACCTCAGATAGGTTTATCCGTCTTAGCCGATTGGTTCAAACATTTTACTAACCTAGGGCTTTTCACAGGTTTATATCCCCTTGCCAAATCTATCCACTCCTTAGAGTCCAAAATGAGTGAGGAACAAAAATACTATTATCATCGCTACCTAGAGATGTGGAAATATGGTGCAGGAAAAGATTAA
- a CDS encoding protein of unknown function DUF37 (PFAM: Domain of unknown function DUF37~TIGRFAM: conserved hypothetical protein YidD~COGs: COG0759 conserved hypothetical protein~InterPro IPR002696~KEGG: ana:asr1611 hypothetical protein~PFAM: protein of unknown function DUF37~SPTR: UPF0161 protein Ava_4222): protein MKYFLILLIKGYRLFISPLFPPTCRFQPTCSAYALEAIALHGTIKGGYLAIKRILKCHPFHPGGYDPVPCNHDHQLEPKNLAHNNKK from the coding sequence ATGAAATATTTTTTAATCCTACTTATTAAGGGGTATCGTCTTTTTATTTCCCCTTTATTTCCCCCTACTTGTCGTTTTCAGCCCACTTGTTCTGCTTATGCCCTGGAGGCGATCGCCCTTCATGGTACAATCAAAGGAGGTTATTTAGCCATCAAAAGAATCCTCAAATGTCATCCCTTTCATCCCGGAGGATATGATCCTGTACCATGTAACCACGATCATCAATTAGAACCAAAAAATCTTGCCCACAATAATAAAAAATAA